Sequence from the Nocardiopsis sp. YSL2 genome:
CGGACCCGCGCCGGACGCGCCGAGCGGGCCCGGCTGTCACCGGCCGAGCGCGAACGGGCCCTCGGGGCGATCGGGGCCGAGGACGGGGGAGTGGGGCAGGAGGCGGCTCGGGAGGCGCTGACGCGGCAGGCCGTCCTGGACCTGCGCGCCGCCGCGCCCGTCCTGCGGGACGCCGTCCAGCCCCTCCTCACCTGCCCGGACGCACTGCTGCGCTCGCGCGCGGTGGAGGCGGCCGCGGCCGTCGCCGCCCTGGGAGGGCTGGACCTGGATCTGTCCGGAGCAGCCGACATGGCCGAGACCCGCGACGAGGCGGCCGTCATCGTCCTGGCGAAGGGGGAGGCGGGGGGCGACACCTCGGAGTTCCTCACCCACGCCGACCCGGCCATCCGCGCCTGTGCCGCGCTCGCTCCCGCCCTGAGCGACACCCCCGAGGCCACCCGTGTCCTCGTCGAGGCGCTGGACGACCCCCGGGCGGCGGACCAGTGGTTCGGTACCCGCCCCGCGGCCTTCGGCGGCCACGTCAGGTTCACCCTCGTGCGGACCCTCGCCGAGCGCGCCCGTCCCGAGGACGCCCCACGCCTGTTGCCCGTCCACCGGCGGATGGCGGCGCTGGCGTCGGCCTACACCGCCGAGCGCGACTGCGGCCCCCTGCTCGAACTGGCCTTCCCCCGCCCGCCCGGGGACGGCGCGGAGGGCGGGCCGGGTGAGGTCCAACGCGCCTACCTGCGGGCGCTGCTGGACAACGACGAGATCTGGGCGGGCACGGTCACCGCCTTCCCGGCCCACCTCAGGGGCCTGGGCCTGCCCATGGACCGGGAGGGCGTCCAGAAGCTCGCGGAGGCCTGAGCCCGAGGGGTTCCGGCGGGGTTCGCCACCCTTCGCGCTACTCGGTGGCCACAGGTGGCCACCGAGTAGCGCGTTCGCCTGTATCGGCGGCCGAACCGTGGTGTCATGGCCTTCATGACGACCCCCACACGGCCCGGTAGGGCCGCCGAACTCATCAAGGACTTCGTCTCCGCGGAGGGCCACCTCGCCGACCGCGCCGACCTCGCGCGCTTCCTGCGCAAGTACCGCCTGGTCACCGAGGGAGCCATCCCCATCACCCTGGCCGACCTCGACGAGGCGGTCGCGCTGCGCGACGGCATCCGCGCGGTCCTCGACGGAGGGCCGGGCACCGACCCCGAGGCGATCGTGCGCGGTCAGAAGGTGCTGGACGGACTGCGGGTGACGGTACGCATGGAGCCCGACCCGGAGGGCGCGGTGCCGCTGGCCCCGGCGGTCGTGGACGAGGTGCGGCGCGGTCTGGCCCGCGTGGCCGGCGCGTGGGCGGCGGTGCTGGCGACGGAGGAGTGGCGCGACCTGAGCGAATGAGGCCGTGCGGCTCGGGCCAGCGGGCTCGGCGCCGATCGGGCCCGCGAGTTCGGCGCCGAGGCGTCGGCTCGTCGCGGGCGGGCAGGGCCGGAGGCGATGGCAGGATCGGGGCATGGACCACACGCTGCACATCACCGGTGACACCGAGGCCGACGCCCTGCTCGCCAGGGAC
This genomic interval carries:
- a CDS encoding ABATE domain-containing protein produces the protein MTTPTRPGRAAELIKDFVSAEGHLADRADLARFLRKYRLVTEGAIPITLADLDEAVALRDGIRAVLDGGPGTDPEAIVRGQKVLDGLRVTVRMEPDPEGAVPLAPAVVDEVRRGLARVAGAWAAVLATEEWRDLSE